Proteins from one Bradyrhizobium roseum genomic window:
- a CDS encoding antibiotic biosynthesis monooxygenase family protein: MFIAMNRFQVKIGAEAAFETVWRTRESYLGNMAGFVEFHLLKGPVLEDHTLYSSHTTWVDKAAFEAWTKSEEFRRAHARADNKTGESLYLGHPKFEGFEVILSERKSSAAA, translated from the coding sequence ATGTTTATCGCAATGAACCGGTTCCAGGTGAAGATTGGCGCTGAAGCGGCGTTCGAGACCGTCTGGCGCACGCGCGAATCCTATCTCGGCAACATGGCCGGATTCGTCGAGTTTCATCTGCTCAAGGGCCCCGTGCTTGAAGATCACACGCTGTATTCCTCGCATACGACCTGGGTCGACAAGGCCGCGTTCGAGGCCTGGACCAAGTCGGAAGAGTTCCGCCGCGCCCACGCGCGCGCCGACAACAAGACCGGCGAGAGCCTCTACCTCGGCCATCCCAAGTTCGAAGGTTTCGAGGTGATCCTGAGCGAGCGCAAGTCCAGCGCTGCTGCCTGA
- the exbB gene encoding tonB-system energizer ExbB — MQQTVLDLVIRWGVAAGASVLPGAARAATDAALLPRNLSPWNMFINADIVVQAVMVGLAFASLATWTVWLAKTIEVRRKSSTARRRLGLLETDTVLARAEQETRGGKDAVAQIIQSAAREAALSGGHFDDGLKERVALRLERVEAAMSRQIARGTGVLATIGATAPFVGLFGTVWGIMNSFIGISEAHTTNLAVVAPGIAEALLATALGLVAAIPAVVIYNHLTRTIAAHRALLGDASAMVLLLISREGDRGSFRLARAAE, encoded by the coding sequence ATGCAGCAAACAGTGCTGGACCTGGTGATCCGTTGGGGTGTTGCGGCTGGCGCAAGCGTGTTGCCGGGCGCGGCGCGCGCCGCCACGGACGCAGCGCTGCTGCCGCGCAACCTGTCGCCCTGGAATATGTTCATCAATGCCGACATCGTGGTGCAGGCGGTGATGGTCGGGCTTGCCTTCGCCTCGTTGGCGACCTGGACAGTCTGGCTTGCCAAAACCATTGAGGTCCGCCGCAAGTCGTCGACCGCCCGCCGCCGTCTGGGCCTGTTGGAAACAGATACGGTGCTGGCCCGGGCGGAGCAGGAAACCCGGGGCGGCAAGGATGCCGTGGCCCAGATCATCCAGTCGGCCGCGCGCGAGGCCGCTCTTTCCGGCGGCCATTTCGACGACGGCCTCAAGGAGCGCGTGGCGCTGCGGCTGGAGCGGGTTGAAGCTGCGATGTCGCGGCAGATCGCGCGCGGCACCGGCGTGCTGGCGACCATCGGCGCCACGGCGCCGTTCGTCGGCCTGTTCGGGACGGTCTGGGGCATCATGAATTCGTTCATCGGCATTTCCGAAGCCCACACCACCAATCTCGCCGTCGTCGCGCCCGGCATCGCGGAAGCGTTGCTGGCGACCGCGCTCGGTCTGGTGGCAGCGATCCCGGCGGTCGTGATCTACAACCATCTCACCCGCACCATCGCGGCGCACCGCGCGCTGCTCGGCGACGCCTCGGCGATGGTGCTGCTGCTGATCAGCCGCGAAGGCGACCGCGGCTCGTTCCGGCTGGCGCGCGCCGCCGAGTAG
- the exbD gene encoding TonB system transport protein ExbD, producing the protein MGARLGQAVGGRTRGGSDDLVESHEINVTPFIDVMLVLLIIFMVAAPLATVDLGVNLPASAVEPAPRPDKPVFVTVKADLSVAVGEDVIAREALTSAIDAATKSDKNERLYLRADKAVSYGDLMEVMNLLRNAGYLKIALVGLDGRS; encoded by the coding sequence ATGGGCGCAAGACTCGGTCAGGCAGTCGGCGGCAGGACGCGGGGCGGCAGCGACGATCTCGTCGAATCGCACGAGATCAACGTCACGCCGTTCATCGATGTGATGCTGGTGCTGCTGATCATCTTCATGGTCGCAGCGCCGCTCGCCACCGTCGATCTCGGCGTCAATCTTCCCGCCAGCGCCGTCGAGCCGGCGCCGCGCCCGGACAAGCCGGTATTCGTCACGGTGAAGGCGGACCTCTCGGTTGCGGTCGGTGAGGACGTCATTGCGCGCGAGGCGCTGACGTCAGCCATCGATGCGGCAACCAAGAGCGACAAGAACGAGCGGCTCTATCTGCGCGCCGACAAGGCCGTCAGTTATGGCGACCTGATGGAAGTGATGAACCTGTTGCGCAACGCCGGCTATCTGAAGATCGCGCTGGTCGGCCTCGACGGCCGGAGCTAG
- the hutX gene encoding heme utilization cystosolic carrier protein HutX, producing MLSTELADLRAHMAENPGAVIEDVARERKVSPRAVLEAMPEVMVRIGPGGEFGAAMNDVAEWGEVTLIVHTDDAIFEFTGPLPAGEVGRGYFNLMQPKGLHGHLRHERCAAIAFVERPFMGKSSAFIAFVNVDGGIMFKVFVGREETRALRADQMQRFHALAGRIAPARAA from the coding sequence ATGTTGAGCACGGAGCTTGCCGACCTCAGGGCGCATATGGCCGAGAATCCGGGCGCTGTCATCGAGGACGTGGCGCGGGAGCGGAAGGTTTCCCCGCGCGCGGTACTCGAGGCGATGCCGGAGGTGATGGTGCGTATCGGCCCCGGCGGCGAGTTCGGCGCTGCCATGAACGACGTTGCCGAGTGGGGCGAGGTGACACTGATCGTCCATACCGACGACGCGATCTTCGAATTCACCGGGCCGCTTCCGGCGGGCGAAGTCGGGCGCGGCTATTTCAACCTGATGCAGCCGAAGGGGCTCCACGGCCATCTCCGCCATGAGCGATGCGCAGCGATCGCCTTCGTGGAGCGGCCGTTCATGGGCAAATCGTCAGCCTTCATCGCCTTCGTCAATGTCGATGGCGGCATCATGTTCAAGGTGTTCGTCGGGCGCGAGGAGACCCGCGCGCTGCGTGCCGACCAGATGCAGCGCTTTCATGCGCTCGCCGGGAGGATCGCGCCCGCCCGCGCGGCGTAG
- a CDS encoding energy transducer TonB, translated as MNAFALHEVSDGATTRRWGVSAFVILAAHAAVIALAMNWSTQRPMPGVSLPAIMVDMAPVSAAPEPTQADLAPGPVMQQADASPPEPAAAEAVQEQIEPTPPQEKPEVFAPPEQKTEPTPPKPEPAKAEPEKKPTPVKPKVVRPDARKPTDAPPAPRTTASPKAERQAPAASAASAGASAAVLASYRQMVAAHLQRFKQYPPAAKAAGQQGTSRVSFTLSRSGGVLSVSLGGSSGHSQLDAETLAMVRRAQPFPAFPADMKQSSMPFNAPVAFYIR; from the coding sequence GTGAATGCGTTTGCGCTGCACGAGGTCTCCGACGGTGCGACGACCCGGCGCTGGGGAGTCTCAGCGTTCGTGATTCTAGCCGCGCACGCCGCGGTTATCGCGCTGGCAATGAACTGGTCCACGCAGCGGCCGATGCCCGGCGTTTCCCTGCCGGCGATCATGGTCGACATGGCGCCGGTCTCCGCCGCGCCGGAGCCGACGCAGGCCGATCTGGCACCGGGACCCGTGATGCAGCAGGCCGATGCCTCGCCGCCCGAGCCCGCGGCGGCGGAAGCCGTGCAGGAACAGATCGAGCCGACCCCGCCGCAGGAAAAGCCCGAAGTGTTCGCGCCGCCGGAGCAGAAGACCGAGCCGACTCCGCCGAAACCGGAGCCTGCCAAGGCCGAGCCCGAGAAAAAGCCGACGCCGGTGAAGCCGAAAGTGGTGCGCCCGGACGCCAGGAAACCGACCGACGCGCCGCCGGCGCCGCGCACGACGGCCTCGCCCAAGGCCGAACGCCAGGCGCCGGCCGCATCTGCCGCCAGTGCCGGTGCATCGGCGGCGGTGCTGGCGTCCTACCGGCAGATGGTCGCCGCGCACCTGCAGCGCTTCAAGCAGTACCCGCCCGCCGCCAAGGCCGCCGGCCAGCAGGGCACCTCGCGCGTCAGTTTCACGCTCAGCCGCAGCGGCGGGGTGCTTTCCGTCAGCCTCGGCGGTTCGTCGGGCCATTCGCAACTGGATGCCGAGACGCTCGCGATGGTGCGCCGCGCCCAGCCGTTTCCCGCGTTCCCTGCCGATATGAAGCAGTCGTCGATGCCGTTCAACGCGCCAGTGGCGTTTTATATCAGGTAG
- a CDS encoding TonB-dependent hemoglobin/transferrin/lactoferrin family receptor, with translation MNARAQIGRAPVQSLDTITVAASKTEERAIDALAPVSSVSMEQIQGLQPNRLSDVFYNVPGVSFQERGDDPATVINIRGLQDFGRVAVVVDGARQNYQRSGHNANGSFFLDPELVGGVDVVRGPTSNIYGSGAIGGLVSFRTKDINDVVRPGERWGVDMTGSGGTNNARGLGSIFGGVRADPNVDVFGGAVYRTQGNYKDGNGTEIGNTGNELAAGLMKLTVRPADGHEVKIGGVFQDYQYSIGQQNRGATTTAAPLAAIAGSSVYSSDAKNYLGTITYKYSKPDDNWFDWNATVYGNRVENDQVKTYNNRISTGGGVCPIGTPGNNISGCVGDRRGYVLDTLGVDVNNTTRFNVGDWRNAVTYGFDAFRDDVVTTDARGNSDVTTPSGVRTVSGGFIQLKQNYSTWFEAISAIRYDRYDLDSRTVSTGGDRFSPKITLGVTPMAGFTPYVSYAEGYRAPSITETLIAGGHATGGGPALFACPDGTSGLFCFLPNAGLRPEVGKNKEVGLNLKYNDIFTSGDSFRGKFNVFRNDVEGYIDLVASTPTATPFGTFSQFYQYQNIAHARIEGVEAETMYDAGLWYVGVAGHLIRGKNVATNIGLATITPRKITTTGGVRLLDRRLILAAQWSSFGANNDVPAGYLPSTGYELVNLYATWHATKDIMFTASIDNLLNQYYRPYSIPGSSTDGTTQNDVLWSSPGPGRVYKAGLKIHFGGA, from the coding sequence ATGAACGCGCGCGCGCAGATCGGCCGCGCGCCGGTGCAATCGCTTGACACAATCACGGTGGCGGCCTCGAAGACCGAGGAGCGCGCGATCGATGCGCTGGCGCCGGTCAGCTCGGTATCGATGGAGCAGATCCAGGGTCTGCAGCCGAACCGGCTGTCGGATGTCTTCTACAATGTGCCGGGCGTGTCGTTCCAGGAGCGCGGCGACGACCCCGCGACCGTGATCAACATCCGCGGCCTGCAGGATTTCGGCCGTGTTGCCGTCGTCGTGGACGGCGCGCGGCAGAATTACCAGCGTTCCGGACACAATGCCAACGGCTCGTTCTTCCTCGATCCGGAGCTGGTCGGCGGCGTCGACGTGGTGCGCGGCCCGACATCCAACATCTACGGCTCCGGCGCGATCGGCGGCCTGGTCTCGTTCCGCACCAAGGACATCAACGACGTCGTGCGTCCGGGCGAGCGCTGGGGCGTCGACATGACCGGCTCCGGTGGCACCAACAATGCGCGCGGCCTCGGCTCGATCTTCGGCGGCGTGCGCGCCGATCCCAATGTCGACGTGTTCGGCGGCGCGGTGTACCGCACCCAGGGCAACTACAAGGACGGCAACGGCACCGAAATCGGCAACACCGGCAATGAGCTTGCGGCAGGCCTGATGAAGCTGACCGTCCGCCCCGCCGATGGTCACGAAGTCAAGATCGGTGGCGTATTCCAGGATTACCAATACAGCATCGGGCAGCAAAATCGCGGGGCCACCACGACGGCGGCGCCGCTGGCGGCGATCGCGGGCTCGTCGGTCTATTCATCGGACGCGAAGAATTACCTTGGCACGATCACCTATAAGTACTCCAAGCCGGACGACAATTGGTTCGACTGGAACGCCACGGTATATGGCAACCGGGTCGAGAACGACCAGGTCAAGACCTACAACAACCGCATCAGCACCGGCGGCGGCGTTTGCCCGATCGGTACTCCCGGCAACAACATCTCGGGCTGCGTCGGCGACCGCCGCGGCTATGTGCTCGACACGCTCGGCGTCGACGTCAACAACACCACGCGATTCAACGTCGGCGACTGGCGCAATGCGGTGACTTACGGGTTCGACGCGTTCCGCGACGACGTGGTGACGACCGACGCGCGCGGCAACTCCGACGTCACCACGCCGAGCGGCGTGCGCACCGTTTCCGGCGGCTTCATCCAGTTGAAGCAGAACTATTCGACCTGGTTCGAAGCCATCAGCGCGATTCGCTACGATCGCTATGATCTGGACTCGCGGACGGTCTCTACCGGCGGCGACCGTTTCTCGCCAAAGATCACCCTCGGCGTGACGCCGATGGCAGGCTTCACGCCTTATGTGAGCTATGCCGAAGGTTATCGCGCGCCGTCGATCACCGAGACGCTGATCGCGGGCGGCCACGCCACGGGCGGCGGTCCGGCCTTGTTCGCCTGTCCCGATGGCACCAGCGGCCTGTTCTGCTTCCTGCCCAACGCCGGACTGCGGCCTGAGGTCGGCAAGAACAAGGAAGTCGGTCTCAACCTGAAGTACAATGACATCTTCACGTCAGGCGACAGCTTCCGCGGCAAGTTCAACGTCTTCCGCAACGACGTCGAAGGCTACATCGATCTCGTTGCCTCGACGCCGACAGCGACTCCGTTCGGCACGTTCTCGCAGTTCTATCAGTACCAGAACATCGCGCACGCCCGGATCGAGGGCGTGGAAGCCGAGACCATGTATGATGCCGGCCTATGGTATGTCGGCGTTGCCGGTCACCTGATCCGCGGCAAGAACGTCGCCACCAATATCGGGCTGGCGACCATCACGCCGCGCAAGATCACGACGACTGGTGGCGTGCGGTTGCTCGACCGCAGGCTGATCCTGGCGGCGCAGTGGTCTTCGTTCGGTGCCAACAACGACGTCCCCGCCGGATATCTTCCCTCGACCGGGTATGAGCTGGTCAATCTGTACGCGACCTGGCATGCGACCAAGGACATCATGTTCACGGCATCGATCGACAATCTGCTCAACCAGTATTACCGGCCCTATTCCATTCCCGGCAGTTCCACCGACGGCACCACGCAAAACGACGTGTTGTGGTCGAGTCCTGGACCGGGCAGGGTCTACAAGGCAGGCTTGAAGATTCACTTTGGCGGAGCGTAA